TAAAATagtgcttcggtcctccatcagggtttcccctgacttcaacctgatcaggcatagttcaccatcattcgggtcacatcctgcacgctcacagtatgtcgccagaggatCCCCCGGCAAGcagagggtctctgttggtgcgacacccggggatggaggggcgatcatgaacggatcccgcgaaggaccgccgcagtacacccgtaatcccgccggtttcgttcgtgttttctgcgcctttgggtttcgagagctcgatctgcccattggctcgcgcgcaagatagacttcttgggccgtgtttcaagacgggtcctgagggtacctcaattcaggttgatgcatcgccgatcgggagagagacggtggcccatggctaggtgccgcaGCGTGGGAGTTTTGGGCTCGACTCACAGCCCCCTTTTGCCtcttaactcgactttttgccccttaactcgacttttttgTCACTTAACTCGACTGTTTTGCTTCCTAACTCGACTTTACAATGAGCATTTTCCCATAGTTCCTAAAGTTGCACAACTTTGCCGCTAGAGGGCGCAGGAATTGTTGGACTGTGGGCGCGAGTTGTAGAGTCAAACGACCAAAGTTCTTTGCACAACGTGGTTTTTAGTGGATAATTTTACTAAAATTAGTCGAAGTGGTGGAGTTGCAAAATCGTTAACACAATTTTCCCCGAAGGCCAACCTTTTCTTCAGTATTCTGTGAAAATTTCATATGCTACGGATCATTAATGAAAGAGCTACTGTTTTTTGAAAACACTAGCTAATGGGTTAAAGCTGTTACAGAATATTTCagtattttgcccggttttgaaacgtttttgttttgccttacATACAcccttccatgcccttccatgcccttacatgcccttccatgcccttACAtacccttccatgccattctaGCGCtctccatgttttcccgtttttaatttggtttctaaaatcaaGATCAGAAGTATGGGAAGCGTCATTgtgaaattttcgtcacttgtgatgcaagactcgtgtaacttttatcggtttaCCGGTATGCTgtagagatcaaccatttccaggttcccttttgtcagtgacttGCGACTCActactttcccagtcccggttgcatagctaTGATAAggtttgtttcgctatgataagaatagaaaatctggcacgatgtgttgcaatgatcgatgtgttgcaatgtgTTGCAAAAAATCCAGTTCAGAAAAGTGCCCTGTGATGTTGATGCTATGAAGAGCTCGACTTGAAATCGTTGGGTTTGGGGAAATTGAGTAAATGTTTTCAAATACATTGAGTCATTACGATGTTTTTATTATGCTGGAAAGCATTGTGTCTTTGTCGATATTTTGTAAGTATTCATcgctgaaatgaaatgatatgAAATATCACACAAAACATAATATGTATAGACACTATAGCACAAGAATGGCTTCCTTGACAGAACACATGCTTCTTCAACAAACGTACAGCGCTTGCGCGAACGCGGACGCGATCTGCTTATTTTAAATTCTGAGTGGATTCTAAGGGGAAATCTGGCGATACAGTCGATAAAGAGCCGTTGAGGTTTACAGTTCGGAGGCGGCGATCCGAGCTAAAGTACAAAATACTCAAAGTTGAGTTTGCAACCTACCCTATTGGAATATTAGTTTCACAAAAAGCTAATAGCAAAGTTggtgaaaaaaaggaataataagGGCGTTCGCTTCAAATGTAAGGTAAGCCGATATAACCTTTCGATAGTAATCAGAGGTACGGTTGAGTAATACGGTGTTCTATTTTTATCGCTTTCCTCGTGAAAATGCTTGGCTTCAAGTACTCACCAAGCGAGTCACTCATACATACTCATAAGGAAGTAAAGGTAGAAGTTGGAGTAGAGTGAGGTGCGTTTGCGTACAAAAGTACAATAAGTGGggtttacaataaatataatAACAATGAACTTTATGGATAAAGATTACAAAGTGAATTTCATCGCAGTGATAATTGTTCCATTTCGAACAAATGAATGTTAAGCACATCAACTTAATTTCTTCTGGGGCCTTGAATGGCAATGGGACGGAAAGGACAATGTGTGTAGTGATAAAAAGAGAGATGGAAAAGGGATCGTGTGGAGTGGAGTATGTTCTATAACATGATCAAGCCAACAGCACTTGGCATAATTTGATcgaattaattttctttcaaatatGACTGTACTTCCTTTCATTTCgtgtttcatttcatattgCTAATGCTATTATTAGGTTGCAGTTATCATGTTACACATTGTTATGCTGTCCACGATCATAGtaataaaaggaaaacctttttcaatttacaatgaatgattttaaaatctTGTTTATTTCAAATAGGCCGCAATGGCGCATAAGTATTGCcgaatgtaattaaaaatataagGTAGTTCATCTTTGGACGATTTTTTATTGGCTATTTAAGAATTAAGACATTCCATTATAGCAAGTTCGAAATAAATTATATCTAACGCGAGTGCGATGTTGGTAGAGCATGTTCTCTGTAAATGGAAAGCGTCGCGAGAGTACAGGGGTACACCGGGAAATTTCAGATTCTGCGCACTTGTTGGTATTAACTTTCGAGTTTCCCTTGTGTGATAAAATGTGTTCAGTGCATAACCCTCCTGTAAACATAACGAGACGCCAAAAATATTAGAAAATAAGTCGCATGAAACTATTAAACAGCGGTAGCACTATCTCTGATAATAAGTGTTTCGATAAAAAGTGGACACAAGAAAATCATAGTAAACCTACATAACTTAATGAATTGAAAGAATTGTGGTCCAGTTCAGCTATGTAATTTTGCATACACACGGAAGTAATGTTATATTTTCTAGTATACGTCTAGAGAATCTCTAAAGGTTGAGTTAAAATTGCTGAAAGCAAATAATTTGGATGGAGACAATTGTGTCTCGTTAATGCATCATATATTAATTGTCGATTTATTTACTCATCTGAAAACAGTGGTTATGGAAAAGTATAAAATGTGTGAGTCTAATAATGTGTAGAATCGTCATTACACAAAACAGAGACGAAGCGAGCTAAATAGGACATAGTATGGAAAACATAGTTCTGCGTGTTACAGTAAACTTTTAGAAACACTGTTTTGCTTTcagttgattgattgaagcaTACTATTCCTTCTAGAATCAATATTATACAAAGATTCGTTTATACTTCGCGGCAAAATTCAATTCACAATTGTGAAGGATTTTTATATACATATATCATTATGATGGACAAGAATTGGTATTCTGAACCCAGATAACACGATGGGTGGAACATTTCATAGTGCCAAGCAGTTAATAAATCTGAGTGATCACGAATTTTCTGCAACATGAGTGCTTCACAAAAAGACAAGGCATCTGTCCAACCGGACTCCCAAAAACAGAACATAACTTTCGGTAAGACAAGCTGGTTACTAGCTTACTTGTTCAATGTGCATAAAAAATCCAAGGATCTTAAACTTATTTGTGCAAATGCGTAGTTTACTACGTTGATAATAGTATGCCAGttgttttatttcttgttTGTTATTAGGAAATTCAATTGTAATGTAATACCTATGAATATATGCTGCCATAATTGTGAACATTTGTTCATaatctatttgttttttttttcatattgcagCGGTGGAGCATACATCGGCTATTAGTCCAAAGGCAGGGCAGGCTCGCAACAGAAATTCGCTGAAGGATGTGCTTTCCTCTGGAAACAAATTAATTGGTGCGTTTCATGCTCCAGACTCCGCATATCCTCTACTCGCAACATCAAAAGCCCATGAACATAAACGGGATCAACACCATCAGTTTCTCGACATCTTGAATAAGTCCTTCTCACGTAATAAATCGGATCAACAGTCGGAGCAGGATTGTGTTACAGTTGGTCAAAGGACCACCAACGATTTGGGAGTGGGATCTTCTGTATCAAGGCTTCCAAAGAAGGGATCATCACGTTCATTTTTTCTAAAACGTCAACATTCGCTGTCCGATGTATGGCAAACGACCCTTAAATCTACCACAGCTATGAgccaagcagcagctagaATGGACAGCACCGAGATGACATCCGCATCCGGAATTGATGGGCGCAGGTTCAATTCGGATGTTGATGGACCAAATGGCGGGGTCGGAGGGTCCGagccagcaggagcaacaggtGGTGAAATCAATATTGGTGGCACAACTATACCCATTGCACCTAAAAAGCCAACTCGTAGAGCCGGTGTAAAGCCTCAACCTGATCGACCTATGCGtgcattgttttgtttaacgCGAACGAATCCTCTCCGAAAACTCTGTATTGCAATTGTAGAATGGAAGTAAGTAGTTGTACAACTTTCTACTCCACTACCTCTCCGACAGTATAATAAGTGTTATTcattaattgttttatttgcaGGCCCTTCGAATACTTAATTTTGTTGACAATTTTCGCCAATTGCGTTGCCTTAGCTGTTTACACCCCTTTTCCAAACAGTGATTCGAATAGCACAAATGCGGCACTAGAGAAGATcgaatatatttttttagtcATATTTACTGCAGAATGCATAATGAAGTTGATTGCGTACGGGTTTATACTACATCCTGGTTCATATCTGAGGAACGGGTGGAACATACTCGATTTTACAATTGTAGTCATTGGGTAGGTTTGTGATAATTGCATCACGTTTATTTTCGATatattattctttttttttctttttgatcgCAAATCTATTCAATTTGTTGTATACTTTTCAGTATGATTTCGACAGCCTTGTCTAATCTAATGAAGGAAGGATTCGACGTTAAAGCTCTTCGTGCGTTTCGGGTACTCAGACCCTTGCGTTTGGTATCAGGGGTGCCTAGTACGTACAACTCAAAGTGATTTGCTCCACTATATTTGTGTTAGCTGTAGTCGTTCATCGCTCACTgcatctttttctctttttctacaTTCAACACTACCATTTCATTCAATCACTAGGTTTGCAAGTTGTCCTTAATTCGATTCTACGAGCCATGGTGCCTTTACTACATATAGCTCTACTGGTATTGTTTGTGATAATCATTTACGCCATCATAGGATTAGAACTTTTCTCGGGTAAATTGCACAAATCTTGTTTTCACAATGAAACGGGTATGTTGGATATGTTCTTGAAAATCAATAACATGAGTAAACAGTATTGGTCCATCTGAATCGTTTTTAGGTGAGATTATGGACGATCCACATCCTTGCGGAGAAGATGGATTTCATTGTGACACCATTTCACCCGAAATGGTATGCAGATACTACTGGGAAGGGCCCAACTTTGGCATAACGAATTTCGATAATTTTGGTCTATCAATGCTAACAGTTTTCCAATGTGTAACATTGGAAGGATGGACTGATATGCTGTATTACGTGAGTGTTAATACATATACTATTTCTTGGAATAGCTTAGTAATCTATTCTCTCTTCTTTATTCGAAGATTGAAGATGCAATGGGCAGCAGTTGGCAATGGGTGTACTTCATCTCAATGGTCATTCTGGGAGCGTTTTTTGTCATGAATCTCATCCTCGGTGTACTGAGCGGCGAATTTTCTAAGGAAAGGACGAAGGcaaaaaatcgtggcgatttTCAAAAGCTTCGTGAAAAGCAACAAATAGAAGAAGATCTAAGGGGTTACTTAGATTGGATAACCCAGGCAGAAGACATCGATCCCGATAACGAAGCTAGTGGAAATCAGGAGGGCAAAGTGAAAAATACGATTGAGCTTGATTCATCTGATAACCTTGGTGAAGATGGAGAAGTACAACAAGTATCATGGTTTTCCCGAAAACGCAAATCGATAGATCGTGTAAATCGACGATTGCGACGTGCCTGTCGTAAGGCAGTTAAATCACAGGCCTTCTATTGGCTTATTATTATATTAGTTTTTTTGAATACGGGTGTTTTAGCCACTGAACACTATCGGCAACCTCCATGGTTGGATGATTTCCAAGGTACTTTGCTTAAGCATATGTAATACACTGTTAGTTATGAATGGCTTTTTATTTTCAGAGTacacaaatatgtttttcgtGGCCCTGTTTACAATGGAAATGTTGCTAAAGATGTATAGTTTGGGATTTCAGGGGTATTTTGTATCCCTTTTCAACCGATTCGActgcttcgtcgtcatcggcagtATAGGAGAGATGATACTCACTAGCACCCAAATCATGCCTCCGCTTGGAGTATCTGTCTTGCGATGTGTTCGTCTTCTTCGAGTTTTTAAAGTAACTAAGTAAGTCTACTTTCAAAACGATTTATGGATTGAATAATCATTAATCTACTTTCTTTGCCTGATTATTCTGTTTCAAGGTACTGGCAATCGCTCTCAAATTTAGTTGCATCACTGCTAAATTCCATTCAATCGATTGCATCGCTTCTGTTACTATTGTTTctatttattgttatttttgcCCTTCTCGGAATGCAagtttttggtggaaagtttaattttaatagTGCTGTTGATAAACCTCGCTCCAATTTCGATAGCTTCGTGCAAAGTCTACTCACAGTGTTTCAGGTACAAATCTTTCTTTGTACTAGTTCCATCAATCGATGCGACACGCAttaaaaaatactttttcCCAAACAAATAGATACTTACAGGTGAAGATTGGAATATGGTTATGTATGACGGAATACAAGCATACGGTGGTGTTGCGTCTTTAGGAATTATTGCAAGCATTTACTTCATAATACTGTTCATCTGCGGTAACTGTATCCTTTAAAAACTATTTAACCTTATTTTTGCTCTTAAATTTAACTATTTGTTCAATGCTATGATCAAATCATCCTTAACTCATACCGTCATTGCATCGATCTAGATATTTTATTGAACGTATTCTTGGCTATTGCTGTGGATAATTTGGCCGATGCGGATTCTCTCACTACggtggaaaaagaagaagatgacaATCCGGagggtgaagaagaaaaactatcACATGCCCCAACACCAATAGAACACGGAGACGATGGTTTCATGGAACACGAAAAGGATAATTTGGATTCTGATAATGAGCCTACAAATATGTAAGGATTGTTATCCATGCTCACATTATAATATTTGTCGAGGATCTTTTTCTGTTAATATTGTTCGGCTGATGAACAAAAAATTTCTGGTTccttaaaatattttaatctcGTTATGTTTTCGTTGAACCCCGTTCGTAGGTCTGACGACTATGATGGACATGATTCAGAATCTAAAATTCCTGTTGCTGAGGATGATGAAGGGTATGAAGAGCAAGATACTCaaggttggttgttgttcttcAATTGCTTAGCAACTTAGTAGTtgtaaatttgatttattttctaTTTGCCACTTCATAAGAGTAACCAACATTGTAATTtcgtattatttttttactaTAAATTCATTAATTTATTACATATTTCAGGTGAGACTTTTGATGAGCCCACGACTGTTTCCGCACGCCCAAGACGTCTATCTGAATTAAGCgtgaaaaaatccaaaaaaccTATTCCTCGGGCGAATGCATTACTTATTTTCTCTCCGTCGAACAGGTAAATGCAGACGGGGCACTCGGTAATACTAATGGCGGAAAAGAAATGTGAAATATTACGTTCTAGACGCCTTAGTTTTGCTGGGTGCCCCTTTGATATAATACTaatatggttttttgtttatttgttttgtcatTTTCAATGATAAAATACAGATTCACAAGATGATGGTCTTCGCGTGGCAAGACCACGTAGAATGTCCGAGTTAAATGTCGTGAATACGATTGTGCCTATACCGGATGgttcttcattttttataatgtcaaaaaaaaacaggttgataaacagtttttcttttgtttgataAAGGATCCACCCGTTCCTGCACGTTGATTCCTTataatggaaatgatttctAACTATGCTTATTAGCTAGTTAAATCAAAATACAAGATGCAGATTGCTTTGATGGAATACTAGAATATTGCATTGTTATGTATCTCTACAAAATACGATCCTTAAAAGCTGTAACCCTTAAGCACAAACTAACTTTCAGtataattaatcaaaaagagCTAAACATTTCAATATTGGTTGCTGTAATCTTGTTGGAATCAtaatataatttatttttcttgcAATGGTATTACAAACTGCTTGAAATTACGGCAATAATACAGGCTGAATACTGTAAATGTAAATGTAggtattatttttaaaataagtaTATAACAGATGCACTAATTGGTGACCTATTTCTAATAATAAATGTATTAATAACTATAATTTGATAATTTAACATGTGGCAATGCTTGTCAAAATCGCAGATggtagcaacaaaaaaatcattttataaaatactcCAACTAACAATCCgtctttaaaaaaatgtttattgttAAAATGTGTTAAAAGTTCatattatttccatttctttgccATCGACTATTTTCCACAGATTCCGTATTTTCTGTCACTGGCTCTGCAACCATAGCACGTTTGGTAACATCATTCTTGTGTGCATCATGTTTTCTTCGGCAATGTTGGCAGCAGAAGACCCACTGAATGCCAATAGTGAACGCAATCAGATCCTTAACTACTTCGATTACTTCTTCACGTCAGTGTTTACAATAGAGTTACTTCTGAAACTTATTTCGTATGGGTTTCTCTTTCACGATGGAGCATTCTGTAGAAGCGCGTTTAATCTGCTTGATCTTTTGGTCGTATGTGTTTCTCTAATATCAATGTTTTTTAGGTGAGTGTATTCAATGTAtagtaaattaattaaaaattctaATTGTTAAATTAATATCACTTTATAAACAGCTCTGGTGCCATTTCTGTGATAAAAATTTTACGAGTGCTTCGTGTTCTTCGTCCATTGCGTGCAATTAATCGTGCTAAAGGATTAAAGGTATGTATTGGTTGGCAATCATTATTCTGGCGCAAAGTACGGGCAATATTATCGACGATAAACAAAATGGACGAAGATAATCCCTGCCTGTTTATTAGATACACTAGCTGCGCGATTAAATTCTTGTGTTTTATTGGTCCATGAAAACCaagcattttttaaatatatcgTTCGTTTGTATCTGTTTTACTACTTGGATAGTTATAAACTTTCGCGAACCTTAAATCTTCGTTAAAGATGATCAATTACAGCATCAAACCATGTGTTAATCATTCGAAACAAACCGTGTTAGTTAGAAAAAGGCAGTACAGATCTAGTTGTTCATTATTCAATACACCTTTCACATCTTTCATTCAGCTGGTGTGACGACAATGTTCGTCCAACATGTCTTTTCCTATGACATATAAACGCTGGAAACAATGCAAAATATCTACATAACATACAAATTAATCACAAGGACGTAATTGCGCAACTAGTATCCCTAAAATAGTTCAATCAGAACAACTTCAGGTCCAATGTTGAAAATATACAAGTATTCCAATAAGTTGAAAGGACTTACTACTTATCCATAATAACTATAACCTCTATTTATCTAAAATTTACATACCATACTCGGTGAAAATGTACACAGTTTTTATGTTCTGTTTTCGTTAATTCATTGTGGTAGGATCGATAATAATgagttaattttattttatcgttAAATCTCGTCTTATATTTTGTCTTCTCAGCATGTTGTGCAATGTGTTATAGTAGCAGTAAAGACAATCGGCAATATTGTGCTGGTAACTTGTTTGCTACAATTCATGTTCGCCGTTATTGGAGTGCAGTTGTATAAGGTAGGACGCAAAATTGCGGCCTGACTAGCTTCATTTCgttcattttgaatttgtgtttgaattggagtttcgtttccttttttgtttcctgtGTTTTTCCTTATATTTTCATTACAACTACGCCATACTACGCTTATGGTGTTTCGTAGGGATGCGCTGTATAGTATTTCCACGTTAACGTTGTCGTTGTTACCATTTATCTACAACTGTTTCTCATCCCGTAGAAGCTTTTTTCAGAGCGTTTCAAGCTACTTCACTCTGATCGAATAATGAACTGCTACTGAAAAATTATCGCTCTTTCTAAATGTGTGGAAAGATTCGcttgttcaattattttttaacGGAGACAACCGAATCGTGATAACTTAGAAGATTAGATACAGATAATTTAGGGCAATAGACAAATATTTTTACAACAATATGTGTGTACAATGTGAGTTAATCGATACTGCATTATTATAATCATAAAGGAATAAGAACAAACGCCAGTACAGCTGCAATGCGTAGAACGCTACGTATTCAGACTAAAGTATGTTAAAGTATTGCTAAGCAATGTGCAGGCGGGTTataacatttcttttcttaAAAGCAGGAATTTTCCAAATTGTATTATATCAAGAGAGGTATAATTTCATAATGTATCTTACCAGATGCTTTTGGGATACAAATCTTTCAGATCATTTAGAAAACTTAGATTCTACAACAATTATTGTTTGTGAACAAATTTTGGTAAGTTCCTTCTCCTCGGACATTGATTATTTTGGAATTTTGAATAGCTTGATTATACTGCATcaattttaattgctttcaATTATGGGTATTTCAAATCTACACAGCAATAAAGGTTGGCTTGAAATCTGATGTCCATTAAGTAATCCTGCATCACAAAAATATTTCATACAATACTTGTCTCATTAACGTTAACGTTAACTTTTTTCTATGCGCTTGCGTTCTCAACAGTACGTAGTGAAATGTGTGATAGTTGCCATCAAAACGATTGGTAACATTATGCTAGTGACGTACCTCTTGCAGTTTATGTTTGCTGTGATTGGAGTACAATTGTTTAAGGTAATTGATAACTTAATTACTTCCTGTTGCTGTCTCACTTCACTGGTCTAGTGTTGTTCTTTTACTGTCTATTTTGTCACCAACCCACTGCTACTTTTCATTCACCATAATTAtgggtgttttatttttatttttcattcaataaAACCATAGATTCACAAATTTTGTAGATTTGCTatgcatttatttttcattaaatgtcCAAACAATGTTAAAATACCCGTCTATGTCCAAGTTCCCCAATTGATTTTGTACATAACAGAAAATGCTCCATTATGTGAAGCTACACACGTCTATTAATATAAAACTGTTATGCGAATAAACTATATAATAGGAGAATGTGAATAGAACGCTAGTTGGATTGcttctttaattttattttggaAACATCAAATCTAGGTTTGTAAATCTTCTACATAAGTGATTTGgtaaatttgaatgatttgtctgtttattttttgctaGAATTTTACGATGTTGtagttgtttctttttacaaAATGCTAGAATGTACCTACTAGCCGTATGAGCAAATGTTTGCATGGGAGAAGCATGTATGAATATCACCAAAACATTTCGTACTCTCAAAGTAAATGAAGGTGTTAAACTATGATTTCTTAATTATTATAAAAACAGTGGGTTCTAGTGTTATTTGAAGATTGATcctgaaaaataataaaatatttgttttaattgattcattGGCCATAaccatattttttaaaaagcatATTTCTTCAAATTTTCACAAACTACTAGTAGAATGTATCATGTTGATATATTGCGTTTAAAATAAGTGTTTGGGTCAGCATcaaaatgattgtttttcaaattttttgaatttcaatatAACATTCGTTTAAAACCTAGACACAAACATTGTACACAAACGGAGCATTTATACTATTGTATAAATACAAGTTTGATTCTTTGGCAAAATGTATCATCCAGTCCAGTCATGTACTCAAATTAATGTTATCTTGTCTTACTATGAAGTTAAATAGTGTTTGAATAACAAATTAGGTAATAGCTTAAAGTACAAGTGAATCAAAACATTAATATTTGGATTCAAATAGTTTGCTGGAAAAACGAATTTTAAAAACAgctctcctcatcatcatcatcatcatcatcttctagAATTaccagaaaaaaatcattatgcAACGTAATATTAATTAACAGtaattaaacaaataaaccatgcggtgcgccatctagacaggatctatttaaattttgaaaaactCCGCCATTTTTCGGTCGATTTCGGAAAATGATTCAGATTTATTTAGATTATACAATGCTCTTTATTGACAATTCACCCAGAATATAATATCGAGCAAATGACTTTCAttatacacacaaaaaaacaggcaTTTTATAGGACATTTTCATTCTATTTGTCAACATTTTGTGTGTAATTGCAGCAATTTTCGATCTGATAGTAGCTTTTAGTTCTTCAATAGTCTTTGACTTACTGACAAACACCTTACTGTTCAAATAGCCTCATTGAAAATAGTCCGGCACCGTCAAATCCCGCGATCAAAGATGCCACGCCTAAATACGCACAGTTTTCATAGTTGAAGGATTATTTTTAATGTACTGCAATACAATTTCAGTCCGTGTTTTTGGCGAGAATCGTTTCATGGCATAAAATGACACAGACTTACGTTTCAGAAACTGGCTTACTTGTCTAAATCGACAGAAAAATGACGAAGTTATTCgacatttaaataggtcctgtcTAGATGACGCACCCTGTATATTGCAAATGATTTAGTCAGTTAAGATGTGCACCCATTCACGTGTTTTTTTCTGCGAAACTTGTTGAGATTCGCTGCAATTGCtgcattttttatgtatgTTCTCAAAAATTGTACCCACTATTATCAAACATTAATAGTTAATGGCTTGATCGACTTGGTTTTGGGTTATAGGTATTTCGATTAATCACCCAAGGCTCGTTTTTCCACAAAGTTTGATTTGTGGACTTGGAATAAAGTTTTGTATATGTCCCGAAATCTAAATACAACATATAGATATTATAATTTATAATATGACAGTTTCATTTGACTCAACTTACAGATTGTCTTTGAAATCACGATGAATTTCATCTCTATGCATCTTCTGCAAATATTCTATACATAATACTTCAACAGGGCTATGAAACATTGTATCGTTTGTTAATCCCTAAGATATGACTTGAAATTTGTTTATGCTGCATTCTTAGAATTGGAGATATGGTTAGGACAACATCTATCCTTATTGCACAGAGGTAATCTTATGGACACGAAACGGTAACTGTTGTAACCTAATTTATGTGATCTCAATAAATACAAATGTGAAATATGACGATCGTAACTTCAAGTGAGCGTTTGATGCTATGTAAAAACCAGAAATTGAAATGTACCTTTTAAAAAATAGAGTTTTTCTTATTCGGGAGTTCGTTACTTTCGGGATTAGTTATTCTCGGCTAGATTTGTTATTTTAGGGATTTATCCTAAATGTgagaaaaatttgaaaatgtgTGAATTGCTTTAATTTAAAACC
The sequence above is a segment of the Anopheles darlingi chromosome 2, idAnoDarlMG_H_01, whole genome shotgun sequence genome. Coding sequences within it:
- the LOC125950226 gene encoding muscle calcium channel subunit alpha-1-like isoform X4 gives rise to the protein MSASQKDKASVQPDSQKQNITFAVEHTSAISPKAGQARNRNSLKDVLSSGNKLIGAFHAPDSAYPLLATSKAHEHKRDQHHQFLDILNKSFSRNKSDQQSEQDCVTVGQRTTNDLGVGSSVSRLPKKGSSRSFFLKRQHSLSDVWQTTLKSTTAMSQAAARMDSTEMTSASGIDGRRFNSDVDGPNGGVGGSEPAGATGGEINIGGTTIPIAPKKPTRRAGVKPQPDRPMRALFCLTRTNPLRKLCIAIVEWKPFEYLILLTIFANCVALAVYTPFPNSDSNSTNAALEKIEYIFLVIFTAECIMKLIAYGFILHPGSYLRNGWNILDFTIVVIGMISTALSNLMKEGFDVKALRAFRVLRPLRLVSGVPSLQVVLNSILRAMVPLLHIALLVLFVIIIYAIIGLELFSGKLHKSCFHNETGEIMDDPHPCGEDGFHCDTISPEMVCRYYWEGPNFGITNFDNFGLSMLTVFQCVTLEGWTDMLYYIEDAMGSSWQWVYFISMVILGAFFVMNLILGVLSGEFSKERTKAKNRGDFQKLREKQQIEEDLRGYLDWITQAEDIDPDNEASGNQEGKVKNTIELDSSDNLGEDGEVQQVSWFSRKRKSIDRVNRRLRRACRKAVKSQAFYWLIIILVFLNTGVLATEHYRQPPWLDDFQEYTNMFFVALFTMEMLLKMYSLGFQGYFVSLFNRFDCFVVIGSIGEMILTSTQIMPPLGVSVLRCVRLLRVFKVTKYWQSLSNLVASLLNSIQSIASLLLLLFLFIVIFALLGMQVFGGKFNFNSAVDKPRSNFDSFVQSLLTVFQILTGEDWNMVMYDGIQAYGGVASLGIIASIYFIILFICGNYILLNVFLAIAVDNLADADSLTTVEKEEDDNPEGEEEKLSHAPTPIEHGDDGFMEHEKDNLDSDNEPTNMSDDYDGHDSESKIPVAEDDEGYEEQDTQGETFDEPTTVSARPRRLSELSVKKSKKPIPRANALLIFSPSNRFRIFCHWLCNHSTFGNIILVCIMFSSAMLAAEDPLNANSERNQILNYFDYFFTSVFTIELLLKLISYGFLFHDGAFCRSAFNLLDLLVVCVSLISMFFSSGAISVIKILRVLRVLRPLRAINRAKGLKYVVKCVIVAIKTIGNIMLVTYLLQFMFAVIGVQLFKGKFFSCSDGSKMQESECHGTYLVYEDGNVDKPVSKERYWSRNRFHFDDVSKAMLTLFTVSTFEGWPGLLYVSIDSHEEDSGPIHNFRPIVAAYYIIYIIIIAFFMVNIFVGFVIVTFQNEGEQEYKNCDLDKNQRNCIEFALKAKPIRRYIPKHRIQYKVWWFVTSQPFEYMIFILIMINTITLSMKFYRQPEIYTEVLDLLNLIFTAVFALEFVFKLAAFRFKNYFGDAWNVFDFIIVLGSFIDIVYSEVNVSKGMKGGSSIISINFFRLFRVMRLVKLLARGEGIRTLLWTFIKSFQALPYVALLIVMLFFIYAVIGMQVFGKIAMDDDTSIHRNNNFQTFPQAVLVLFRSATGEAWQEIMLDCSARPGEVNCDPKSDDAGSPDGCGSSIAFPYFISFYVLCSFLIINLFVAVIMDNFDYLTRDWSILGPHHLDEFVRLWSEYDPDAKGRIKHLDVVTLLRKISPPLGFGKLCPHRVACKRLVSMNMPLNSDGTVLFNATLFAVVRTSLKIKTEGNIDDANAELRTTIKQIWKRTNPKLLDQVVPPPGVDDEVTVGKFYATFLIQDYFRRFKKRKENDNKLSSDQNKRRTMTLQAGLRTLHEAGPELKRAISGNLEDTGDDNPEPSHRRNHTLFGNVWSSIRRPGPFGTKQKWSGNHKMSATSAAASAAMHTVLSGTNENQKHEPSKPKVNAVHSGGVGYSHIAESILHAVHDDPLANSYGNGMNATNGAASSDIPLRPLVLYDTTINRGPTNTISVDIGPQNVSARGDASAHIENMDKVRLIHSTPSSPHEVHRPASNVIGSAESLVGRVLAQQGLGKYCDLDLVHCAQMEMQEALDMTQEEMDLAAHELMLEERFNRKNGSNARSNPRRGVNTSVNKNVSPQL